A stretch of Dromaius novaehollandiae isolate bDroNov1 chromosome 8, bDroNov1.hap1, whole genome shotgun sequence DNA encodes these proteins:
- the RNASEL gene encoding 2-5A-dependent ribonuclease, giving the protein MEHTTQSQLEASPSSSTVTAEDLAAKLNAAVRNGEMENVKELLKQGADVNSKADSGWTPLQSAVHVSEELVQFLLEMGADLHARKDNGGTAFIEAGIEGNVRLLELFLDLGSDINEYDDNGFTAFMEAAWYGKEEALRFLHSKGADVNLGRVVCEEKRKLNKGGATALMDACREGYISVVKALVEDMNADLNIRDNQDRNALIHALKNGRNKTVESAVSIGYFLLDHGVDVNSRDENGKTALILAVEKKSLDLVKALLEKGEIDIDDADDEGNTALMVAVMRNNYSIAKLLCEKGAKTDVGNLIEVADRNRASDLRKLLLKHEAKFVPKSPTDWEPTSKRWRDRLKKLYEIYRPMIGKLKIFQYIYYKIQNTSQGSIYLGLYGDTEVAVRIGRHSDIEENKEKRFLEQCGNCKHLVKLFQYEKAKGCLYLCFSLWEKNLKEYLQESEDEMDYKGIVKMIFQAVGELHSLGFAHRDLCPSKFLIDLNGKIYLADFDNRRELIEGKKELVNSDLEALSRLVLYVVTRGKKPFEKISTEDVAANCPDYEEALDLVKSLGCHDERGLEGLSKHPFFWSKQIRFDFLKKVWNKIKDYTNQESIFKNFNAPEHAAYLQWTRKIDKEVLEIMEKPEGRTYKYRNGVKNLLRFIRNLDEHPHKRISEIIGDHADYFLTLFPALTIDVYNYLRKHPTFSHLGDIQDPSLS; this is encoded by the exons ATGGAGCACACAACCCAGAGCCAGCTGGAAGCATCACCCTCTTCAAGCACTGTGACAGCAGAAGACCTTGCTGCCAAGCTAAATGCTGCTGTGAGAAATGGAGAGATGGAAAACGTGAAGGAGCTGTTGAAGCAAGGGGCGGACGTGAATTCCAAAGCAGACTCAGGCTGGACGCCATTGCAGAGCGCTGTGCATGTGAGTGAGGAACTGGTTCAGTTTCTGCTGGAGATGGGTGCTGATCTGCATGCCAGGAAGGACAATGGTGGCACTGCCTTTATTGAGGCAGGGATAGAGGGAAATGTGAGACTGTTGGAGCTCTTTCTTGATCTTGGGTCGGACATTAATGAGTATGATGACAATGGCTTCACAGCTTTCATGGAGGCTGCTTGGTATGGGAAAGAGGAGGCCTTGAGATTCCTGCACAGCAAAGGAGCGGATGTGAATCTGGGGAGAGTTGTctgtgaggaaaaaaggaaactaaaTAAAGGAGGTGCAACAGCACTGATGGATGCTTGTAGGGAGGGTTACATCTCGGTTGTAAAAGCTCTGGTTGAAGATATGAATGCTGATCTGAACATCCGTGACAACCAAGACAGAAATGCCTTGATTCATGCCCTCAAGAATGGTCGCAATAAAACAGTGGAGTCTGCTGTCTCTATAGGATATTTCTTGCTTGACCACGGTGTTGATGTGAACAGCAGAGATGAAAATGGGAAAACTGCCCTCATCCTGGCTGTTGAAAAGAAGAGCTTAGATTTGGTGAAGGCTTTACTGGAGAAGGGTGAAATAGATATTGATGATGCGGATGATGAGGGCAACACAGCATTGATGGTAGCTGTAATGAGAAATAACTACAGCATAGCAAAGTTGCTGTGTGAAAAAGGAGCAAAGACTGATGTTGGGAACCTTATTGAGGTTGCAGATAGGAATCGTGCTTCTGACCTGAGAAAGCTTCTTCTGAAGCATGAGGCCAAGTTTGTTCCAAAATCCCCTACGGACTGGGAGCCAACCAGCAAACGCTGGAGGGACCGCCTGAAAAAGCTTTATGAAATATATCGCCCCATGATTGGCAAACTAAAGATATTTCAGTACATTTACTATAAGATTCAGAACACTTCCCAAGGTAGCATCTACCTAGGGCTCTATGGTGACACAGAGGTGGCAGTAAGAATAGGCCGTCACAGTGATatagaggaaaacaaagagaaaagattcCTTGAACAATGTGGTAACTGCAAGCATCTAGTGAAACTCTTTCAGTATGAGAAGGCAAAAGGATGCCTATATTTGTGCTTTTCTCTCTGGGAGAAAAACCTGAAAGAGTACTTGCAAGAATCAGAAGATGAAATGGATTACAAAGGCATTGTGAAGATGATCTTCCAGGCAGTGGGAGAACTGCACTCACTAGGATTTGCTCACCGGGATCTGTGTCCCAGCAAATTTTTGATAg ATTTAAATGGCAAAATTTACTTGGCGGATTTTGATAATCGAAGAGAGTTGATTGAAGGCAAAAAGGAACTTGTAAACTCAGACCTAGAG GCCCTTAGCAGGCTCGTGCTATACGTTGTAACACGGGGTAAGAAACCCTTTGAGAAAATCAGTACCGAGGACGTGGCTGCAAATTGCCCGGATTATGAGGAGGCTCTGGACCTTGTGAAAAGCTTAGGGTGTCATGATGAGCGAGGCTTGGAAGGTTTGAGCAAACATCCCTTTTTCTGGAGCAAACAGAT CAGGTTCGATTTCCTGAAGAAGGTATGGAACAAAATCAAAGATTACACCAAccaggaaagtatttttaaaaactttaatgCTCCTGAACATGCTGCTTACCTGCAGTGGACTCGGAAG ATTGACAAGGAGGTTCTGGAAATCATGGAAAAACCTGAGGGCAGAACATACAAATATAGGAATGGAGTCAAAAACCTATTGAGGTTCATCAGAAACCTGGATGAACACCCACATAAAAG GATCAGTGAAATAATAGGAGATCATGCTGACTATTTCTTGACGCTTTTTCCAGCACTGACCATTGATGTCTACAACTACTTACGCAAGCATCCCACTTTCAGTcaccttggagatattcaggaCCCTTCTCTGTCATAG